Proteins from one Longimicrobium sp. genomic window:
- a CDS encoding cation diffusion facilitator family transporter has translation MAKESAAAIYASIAANVAIGATKFTAASFTGSSAMAAEGVHSLVDACDGLLLLLGRRRSRRPPTPEHPFGHGRELYFWSLIVAILFFALGGGLSVYEGIRHLLHPEPLKSPAWNYAVLGFAALFDGGSLVVGLRQFRESAGGRGFWAAIREGKDPSLFSVVLEDIADMAGIALAFLGVFLGHLLDNPYFDGAASVGVGLVMAGVAGVLLVESKGLLIGERADADIVECITAAAAGMYDADVRRIRTMQLAPHEVLVTLDVTFRRGLTREQVLAAIAELERRTRAASPDRLLLYLEISALQDHRP, from the coding sequence ATGGCGAAGGAGTCCGCCGCGGCGATCTACGCATCGATCGCGGCCAACGTGGCGATCGGCGCGACCAAGTTCACCGCCGCGTCCTTCACCGGCAGCTCGGCGATGGCGGCGGAGGGCGTGCACTCGCTGGTGGACGCGTGCGACGGGCTGCTGCTCCTGCTCGGCCGGCGCCGGAGCCGCCGCCCGCCCACGCCGGAGCACCCGTTCGGCCACGGGCGCGAGCTGTACTTCTGGAGCCTGATCGTCGCCATCCTGTTCTTCGCGCTGGGCGGCGGGCTCTCCGTCTACGAAGGCATCCGGCACCTTCTCCACCCCGAGCCGCTGAAATCGCCGGCGTGGAACTACGCGGTGCTGGGCTTCGCCGCGCTGTTCGACGGCGGCTCGCTCGTGGTCGGCCTGCGCCAGTTCCGCGAGAGCGCCGGCGGCCGCGGCTTCTGGGCCGCCATCCGCGAGGGCAAGGACCCGTCGCTCTTCTCGGTGGTGCTGGAGGACATCGCCGACATGGCGGGAATCGCGCTGGCGTTCCTGGGCGTGTTCCTGGGCCACCTGCTGGACAACCCGTACTTCGACGGCGCCGCCTCCGTCGGGGTGGGGCTGGTGATGGCGGGGGTGGCGGGGGTGCTGCTGGTGGAGAGCAAGGGGCTGCTGATCGGCGAGCGCGCGGACGCGGACATCGTGGAATGCATCACCGCCGCGGCCGCGGGAATGTACGACGCGGACGTGCGCCGCATCCGCACCATGCAGCTGGCCCCGCACGAGGTGCTGGTCACGCTGGACGTCACCTTCCGCCGCGGCCTCACCCGCGAGCAGGTCCTCGCCGCCATCGCCGAGCTGGAGCGCCGCACCCGCGCTGCCTCGCCCGACCGGCTCCTCCTCTACCTCGAGATCTCCGCGCTCCAGGACCATCGCCCCTGA